In one window of Thermoproteales archaeon DNA:
- a CDS encoding threonylcarbamoyl-AMP synthase, whose protein sequence is MEIIKVTSENISDAINRAAEIIKSCGVVAIPTDTSYGLAANAFEKDCVLKVFKIKRRSLHKPLSIFVDSIKTIEKLFVIDEIASKFLALLPEKLTLILKTKYPKLFPEGILNPDGAVGIRYPLCIYPIEIARISGVPITATSANLSGEPPIYEPSLIIAKLENVDLLLDAGILPRRPVSTVIDLSKKPPIVLREGAFPVKKLVKITGIKIR, encoded by the coding sequence ACTAGTGAAAATATTAGCGATGCTATTAATAGAGCCGCTGAAATCATAAAAAGCTGCGGTGTAGTTGCCATTCCCACCGACACATCTTATGGTCTTGCCGCCAACGCATTCGAAAAAGATTGTGTACTAAAAGTTTTTAAAATCAAGCGAAGAAGTCTTCACAAGCCGTTGTCAATTTTTGTCGATTCTATTAAAACTATTGAAAAGCTATTTGTGATCGATGAAATAGCGAGTAAGTTCCTAGCGTTACTACCCGAGAAATTAACTCTAATTTTGAAAACTAAATATCCAAAGCTCTTTCCAGAAGGCATTCTGAATCCTGACGGAGCGGTGGGTATAAGGTATCCTCTTTGCATATATCCTATAGAAATAGCTAGAATCTCAGGCGTGCCAATAACGGCTACTAGCGCAAATTTATCGGGAGAACCTCCTATATACGAACCTTCACTAATCATTGCTAAATTGGAAAACGTAGACTTGTTGCTAGACGCGGGTATATTGCCCAGACGCCCAGTGTCGACTGTAATAGATTTATCTAAAAAGCCTCCAATTGTGCTAAGGGAAGGAGCGTTTCCTGTTAAGAAATTGGTTAAAATTACGGGAATAAAAATTAGATAA